Proteins found in one Lepeophtheirus salmonis chromosome 9, UVic_Lsal_1.4, whole genome shotgun sequence genomic segment:
- the LOC121124109 gene encoding uncharacterized protein isoform X1, translating into MQTHHCLLLVILQLSVPVFGQNDYERPFLRQQDNSPPDYLQERSTLTLNDKKSEEYDYIYDIEEEKGSSYIEPDTLPRKEEPSNSNSLKRRPHCSSVRRTIPHEKYCDKYYLTTECENDGSILRSCPNGLSYAGSDRFGLIDVCDYPHSVNCRGKEMNNPPISTEHCDWLYGIFGHETSCTRYWTCWNGTATEQFCVGGLLYNEETHACDWPQNVVGCQKHPLCKDDANGNVPLGKSCNRYWACQGGYPRLQRCPAMLVFDKIRKRCISPPTADCDIPATTPASVPHIGKEAVAKAKHLKRTGVRRRNNNNNNNGGGGIEERKSSIPIQDNDALSNSLSGAEPAFSIPQGATLIGGSGGGGFSE; encoded by the exons ATGCAAACTCACCATTGCCTCCTCCTGGTGATCCTTCAGCTGTCTGTTCCGG TGTTCGGACAAAACGACTATGAACGACCTTTCCTAAGACAACAAGACAACTCACCGCCCGACTATCTACAAGAACGCTCTACCCTAACTCTTAATGACAAGAAGAGTGAGGAATATGACTATATTTATGACATTGAGGAAGAGAAGGGCTCTTCATATATTGAGCCAGACACTCTTCCTCGCAAGGAAGAGCCTTCAAACTCTAATAGTCTAAAACGACGTCCTCACTGTTCTTCAGTACGTCGTACAATCCCACACGAAAAGTACTGTGACAAATATTACCTTACGACAGAGTGTGAGAACGACGGATCCATCCTTCGCTCTTGTCCCAATGGACTTTCTTATGCTGGATCTGACCGTTTCGGACTTATTGACGTTTGTGACTATCCTCATAGTGTGAATTGTCGTGGAAAAGAAATGAATA ATCCTCCAATCAGCACTGAGCATTGCGACTGGTTATACGGAATTTTCGGTCATGAAACATCCTGCACTCGCTACTGGACATGTTGGAACGGAACTGCCACTGAGCAATTCTGTGTTGGTGGACTTTTGTACAATGAAGAAACCCATGCCTGTGATTGGCCACAAAACGTTGTAGGATGTCAAAAACATC cctTATGCAAAGATGACGCCAACGGTAATGTGCCACTTGGAAAGTCTTGCAACCGCTACTGGGCTTGCCAAGGAGGCTATCCTCGTCTTCAAAGATGCCCTGCCATGTTAGTCTTTGACAAAATACGCAAGAGATGTATCTCTCCCCCAACTGCTGATTGTGATATTCCAGCCACAACGCCCGCTTCTGTACCACACATTGGAAAAGAGGCTGTTGCAAAGGCTAAACATCTGAAACGAACCGGGGTACGACGAcgtaacaataataataataacaacggAGGCGGTGGAATTGAAGAACGAAAGTCCTCTATCCCCATTCAAGATAATGATGCACTCTCCAATAGCCTTTCAGGTGCTGAGCCAGCCTTTTCCATTCCTCAAGGAGCTACACTCATTGGTGGTAGTGGCGGGGGTGGTTTTTCAGAATAA
- the LOC121124109 gene encoding protein obstructor-E isoform X2, which translates to MQTHHCLLLVILQLSVPAILSERVIQQQDPCQAKNLIVSDVDYCDRYWECLDGQAELYDCPNGLVWVGRNRGIADGCDYPWRNPSLCRDKDLANPPISTEHCDWLYGIFGHETSCTRYWTCWNGTATEQFCVGGLLYNEETHACDWPQNVVGCQKHPLCKDDANGNVPLGKSCNRYWACQGGYPRLQRCPAMLVFDKIRKRCISPPTADCDIPATTPASVPHIGKEAVAKAKHLKRTGVRRRNNNNNNNGGGGIEERKSSIPIQDNDALSNSLSGAEPAFSIPQGATLIGGSGGGGFSE; encoded by the exons ATGCAAACTCACCATTGCCTCCTCCTGGTGATCCTTCAGCTGTCTGTTCCGG CGATCCTCTCCGAAAGAGTAATTCAGCAGCAGGATCCCTGTCAGGCAAAGAACTTGATTGTGTCTGATGTAGACTATTGTGATCGATATTGGGAGTGTCTAGACGGCCAGGCAGAGCTCTATGACTGTCCTAATGGACTTGTTTGGGTGGGAAGAAATCGTGGCATTGCAGATGGATGCGATTATCCTTGGAGAAATCCAAGTCTTTGCAGAGACAAAGACTTGGCGA ATCCTCCAATCAGCACTGAGCATTGCGACTGGTTATACGGAATTTTCGGTCATGAAACATCCTGCACTCGCTACTGGACATGTTGGAACGGAACTGCCACTGAGCAATTCTGTGTTGGTGGACTTTTGTACAATGAAGAAACCCATGCCTGTGATTGGCCACAAAACGTTGTAGGATGTCAAAAACATC cctTATGCAAAGATGACGCCAACGGTAATGTGCCACTTGGAAAGTCTTGCAACCGCTACTGGGCTTGCCAAGGAGGCTATCCTCGTCTTCAAAGATGCCCTGCCATGTTAGTCTTTGACAAAATACGCAAGAGATGTATCTCTCCCCCAACTGCTGATTGTGATATTCCAGCCACAACGCCCGCTTCTGTACCACACATTGGAAAAGAGGCTGTTGCAAAGGCTAAACATCTGAAACGAACCGGGGTACGACGAcgtaacaataataataataacaacggAGGCGGTGGAATTGAAGAACGAAAGTCCTCTATCCCCATTCAAGATAATGATGCACTCTCCAATAGCCTTTCAGGTGCTGAGCCAGCCTTTTCCATTCCTCAAGGAGCTACACTCATTGGTGGTAGTGGCGGGGGTGGTTTTTCAGAATAA